The following are encoded together in the Pseudodesulfovibrio indicus genome:
- a CDS encoding ABC transporter ATP-binding protein has translation MSLALRRVSFGYPGSPPILEDASYEFESGGYYLLRGPSGAGKSTLLRLLCRLEEAQEGAVLFEDRPITDLAPPELRRNVAYVQQMPNLLPGTVRDNLLLPFSFAANAALPRPSDADLAGRLDRFLLAAVTPDSQADKLSVGQAQRVCLIRSLLLSPKVLLLDEPTASLDAKSADVVLDKARELAGDGMTVIMISHSEAVPPGLTRILSIENRRLVDQ, from the coding sequence ATGTCGCTCGCGCTCAGGCGAGTCTCCTTCGGCTATCCCGGATCCCCGCCCATCCTTGAGGACGCGAGCTACGAGTTCGAATCCGGGGGCTATTATCTCCTGCGCGGCCCGTCCGGGGCGGGCAAATCCACCCTGCTGCGGCTGCTCTGCCGTCTGGAGGAGGCCCAGGAAGGGGCCGTCCTGTTCGAGGACAGGCCCATCACGGACCTGGCCCCGCCCGAACTGCGGCGCAACGTGGCCTACGTCCAGCAGATGCCCAACCTGCTGCCCGGCACGGTGCGCGACAACCTCCTGCTCCCCTTTTCCTTTGCGGCCAACGCCGCCCTGCCGCGCCCCTCGGACGCGGACCTGGCCGGCCGGCTCGACCGGTTCCTGCTCGCCGCCGTCACCCCGGACTCCCAGGCCGACAAGCTCTCCGTGGGCCAGGCCCAGCGCGTCTGCCTGATCCGCTCCCTGCTCCTCTCGCCCAAGGTCCTGCTGCTCGACGAGCCCACCGCCTCCCTGGACGCCAAGTCCGCGGACGTGGTCCTCGACAAGGCGCGCGAACTGGCCGGGGACGGCATGACCGTGATCATGATCTCCCACTCCGAGGCCGTGCCGCCCGGCCTGACCCGCATCCTGTCCATCGAGAACCGGAGGCTCGTCGACCAATGA
- a CDS encoding helix-turn-helix domain-containing protein encodes MSTIGNRIRAYREKQELSIEDLANRTTLSEDFIRAVEEEDMYPSLRPLVKLARALGVRLGTFMDDHVSSDPLITRLEEREEELVMHPDGKEAGLIFHSLGKGKTDRHMEPFFIELMPESAKDEALSSHEGEEFIVVHSGKLRIRYGHEEQILEAGDSVYFNSIVPHNVACAGEEKAEIYAVLYFPE; translated from the coding sequence ATGAGTACAATCGGCAACAGGATTCGCGCCTACCGTGAAAAGCAGGAACTGAGCATTGAAGATCTGGCCAACAGGACCACCCTGTCCGAGGACTTCATCCGCGCCGTGGAAGAGGAGGATATGTATCCTTCGCTGCGGCCCCTGGTGAAGCTCGCGCGCGCCCTAGGAGTTCGGCTCGGCACCTTCATGGACGACCACGTATCCAGCGATCCGCTCATCACCCGTCTCGAAGAGCGCGAGGAGGAACTGGTCATGCATCCCGACGGGAAGGAAGCGGGCCTCATTTTCCACTCTCTGGGCAAGGGCAAGACCGACCGGCACATGGAGCCGTTCTTCATCGAGCTGATGCCGGAGTCCGCCAAGGACGAGGCCCTGTCCTCCCACGAGGGCGAGGAGTTCATCGTGGTCCACTCCGGCAAGCTGCGCATCCGCTACGGCCATGAGGAGCAGATCCTCGAAGCGGGCGACTCGGTCTATTTCAATTCCATCGTGCCGCACAACGTGGCCTGTGCCGGAGAGGAAAAGGCGGAGATCTACGCCGTCCTCTACTTCCCCGAATAG
- a CDS encoding ABC transporter permease: MTPHIIEIGPLQLVLCLGFVLLAGVTSLTQRLGLGRDLAVGTVRTFAQLFLMGYVLKFVFEVRVAWLVLLMFTFMVAAAVHTIRGRVKERSVPFVLPAFASMLITYSLVSIVVTGVVVGARPWWTPQYFIPLAGMIVGNSMTAISICLDRLFSDLRGRRGELEMKLALGADYREASREILAGAVRAGMIPSINSLMAVGLVSLPGMMTGQILSGTDPLIAIRYQIVVMLMLVASTALGALVVSNLVRKRCFSKGQQLVLR; the protein is encoded by the coding sequence ATGACCCCGCACATCATCGAGATAGGCCCGCTGCAGCTGGTGCTCTGCCTCGGCTTCGTGCTGCTGGCGGGCGTGACCTCCCTGACCCAGCGGCTGGGGCTGGGCCGCGACCTGGCCGTGGGCACGGTGCGCACCTTTGCCCAGCTCTTCCTCATGGGCTATGTGCTCAAGTTCGTGTTCGAGGTGCGCGTGGCGTGGCTGGTGCTGCTCATGTTCACCTTCATGGTGGCCGCCGCCGTGCACACCATCCGGGGACGGGTCAAGGAGCGGTCCGTGCCGTTCGTCCTGCCCGCCTTCGCGTCCATGCTGATCACCTATTCCCTGGTCTCCATTGTGGTCACCGGGGTGGTCGTGGGGGCCAGGCCGTGGTGGACGCCGCAGTACTTCATCCCCCTGGCCGGGATGATCGTGGGCAACTCCATGACCGCCATTTCCATCTGTCTGGACCGGCTCTTTTCCGACTTGCGCGGACGGCGCGGCGAGTTGGAGATGAAACTGGCGCTGGGGGCGGACTACCGCGAGGCCTCAAGGGAGATTTTGGCCGGGGCCGTGCGCGCGGGGATGATTCCGTCCATCAACTCGCTCATGGCGGTGGGGTTGGTTTCGCTCCCCGGCATGATGACCGGGCAGATTCTGTCCGGGACGGACCCGTTGATCGCGATCCGGTATCAGATCGTGGTCATGCTGATGCTGGTGGCGTCGACGGCGTTGGGGGCGTTGGTGGTGAGTAATTTGGTGAGGAAGCGGTGCTTTTCCAAGGGGCAGCAGCTGGTCTTGCGGTAG
- a CDS encoding tetratricopeptide repeat protein produces MEKISGAFSTQSVSRVGTGTTQRKAIQKAYWFVEETDPDEDGNRVVLVQPLNNNNVPSGPKEPVLLPDFLANYNPELEYYQTQVYPRMRELKETLKRAEEQRDQGALYSAQFEFEAALDIDERNVRANFGLGLTYMERGETEKAGDIFKRVVTLDAAFSPEHKHLFNEFGINLRKSKLTDQAVEYYARALAISDMDENLHYNIARAYFERGDEADCRDSLKRALELNPNMEVAIRFLEFLDKKDG; encoded by the coding sequence GTGGAGAAGATTTCCGGAGCGTTCTCCACCCAGTCCGTGTCCCGCGTGGGCACCGGCACCACCCAGCGCAAGGCCATCCAGAAGGCCTACTGGTTCGTGGAGGAGACCGACCCGGACGAGGACGGCAACCGCGTGGTCCTGGTCCAGCCCCTGAACAACAACAATGTGCCTTCAGGCCCCAAAGAGCCCGTCCTGCTGCCCGACTTTCTCGCCAACTACAACCCGGAGCTGGAATACTACCAGACCCAGGTCTACCCGCGCATGCGCGAGCTCAAGGAGACCCTCAAACGCGCCGAGGAGCAGCGGGACCAGGGCGCGCTCTACTCCGCCCAGTTCGAGTTCGAGGCCGCGCTCGACATCGACGAGCGCAACGTCCGGGCCAACTTCGGCCTGGGGCTGACCTACATGGAGCGCGGCGAGACCGAGAAGGCGGGCGACATCTTCAAGCGCGTGGTCACCCTGGACGCGGCCTTTTCCCCGGAGCACAAGCACCTGTTCAACGAGTTCGGCATCAATCTGCGCAAGTCCAAGCTCACTGACCAGGCCGTGGAGTACTACGCCCGCGCCCTGGCCATCTCCGACATGGACGAGAACCTGCACTACAACATCGCCCGCGCCTATTTCGAACGCGGCGACGAAGCGGACTGCCGCGACAGCCTGAAGCGGGCGCTGGAGCTGAACCCGAACATGGAAGTGGCGATCCGGTTCCTCGAATTCCTCGACAAGAAGGACGGCTGA
- a CDS encoding AMP-binding protein — MSALREITLGRLLHETAVNNPDTEAVVYVDRDFRLTYKEFDELTDTIAKGLMGLGIEKGEKVAVWANNVPYWVALQFATAKIGAVLLTVNTHYRSHELEYLLKHSETENLFIIGQYRDHDYLTTTYEQVPELKTQERGQLRSEKFPYLKRVFYLGHEKHRGMYSIPELQAMAAMVTDEQYAERQASLDPHDVVNMQYTSGTTGFPKGVQLTHYNIANNGYWIGANQKFVPGDRLCLTVPLFHCFGCVLGVMAAVNHGVTMVILEDFVPLDVMAAIDQERCTAVYGVPTMYIAMLDHPLFKRFDYSSLRTGIMAGSPCPVEVMKRVIDKMNMREITICYGLTESSPVMSQTVVGDSLRHMTETVGRAMPEIEVRVVDPETNVECAPGVIGEVCCRGYNVMKGYYNNEKATREAIDAEGWLHSGDLGVMDEDGYLTITGRLKDMIIRGGENIYPREIEEFLYSMEGILDVQVAGVPSKKFGEECGAFIIKKKDADLLPEDVIDYCRGKIARYKIPKYVTFVDAYPMTASGKIQKYKLRELAAELWPDA; from the coding sequence ATGAGCGCACTGAGAGAAATCACCCTCGGCCGACTGCTGCACGAGACCGCAGTCAACAATCCCGACACCGAGGCCGTCGTCTATGTGGACCGCGACTTCCGGCTGACCTACAAGGAGTTCGACGAGCTCACCGACACCATCGCAAAGGGGCTGATGGGGCTGGGCATCGAGAAGGGCGAAAAGGTGGCCGTGTGGGCCAACAACGTGCCCTACTGGGTGGCCCTGCAGTTCGCCACGGCCAAGATCGGCGCGGTCCTGCTCACGGTCAACACCCACTACCGGTCCCACGAGCTGGAGTACCTGCTCAAGCACTCCGAGACCGAGAACCTGTTCATCATCGGCCAGTACCGCGACCACGACTACCTGACCACCACCTACGAGCAGGTGCCGGAGCTGAAGACCCAGGAGCGCGGCCAGCTGCGCTCGGAAAAGTTCCCGTACCTGAAGCGGGTCTTCTACCTGGGCCACGAGAAGCACCGGGGCATGTACTCCATTCCCGAGCTGCAGGCCATGGCCGCCATGGTCACGGACGAGCAGTACGCCGAGCGCCAGGCCTCCCTGGACCCGCACGACGTGGTCAACATGCAGTACACCTCCGGGACCACCGGGTTTCCCAAGGGCGTGCAGCTGACCCATTACAACATAGCCAACAACGGGTACTGGATCGGCGCGAACCAGAAGTTCGTGCCCGGCGACAGGCTCTGCCTGACCGTGCCCCTGTTCCACTGCTTCGGCTGCGTGCTGGGCGTCATGGCCGCGGTCAACCACGGGGTGACCATGGTCATCCTGGAGGACTTCGTGCCCCTGGACGTCATGGCCGCCATCGACCAGGAGCGGTGTACCGCCGTGTACGGCGTGCCGACCATGTATATCGCCATGCTCGACCATCCGCTGTTCAAGCGCTTCGACTACTCGTCCCTGCGCACCGGCATCATGGCCGGCTCCCCCTGTCCGGTGGAGGTCATGAAGCGCGTCATCGACAAGATGAACATGCGCGAGATCACCATCTGCTACGGACTGACCGAGTCCAGCCCGGTGATGAGCCAGACCGTGGTCGGCGACTCGCTCCGGCACATGACCGAGACCGTGGGCCGGGCCATGCCCGAGATCGAGGTCCGCGTGGTGGACCCGGAGACCAACGTCGAGTGCGCCCCGGGCGTGATCGGCGAGGTCTGCTGCCGGGGCTACAACGTCATGAAGGGCTACTACAACAACGAAAAGGCCACGCGCGAGGCCATCGACGCCGAGGGCTGGCTGCACTCCGGCGACCTCGGCGTCATGGACGAGGACGGCTACCTGACCATCACCGGCCGCCTCAAGGACATGATCATCCGTGGCGGCGAGAACATCTACCCGCGCGAGATCGAGGAGTTCCTCTATTCCATGGAGGGCATCCTGGACGTGCAGGTGGCGGGCGTGCCGTCCAAGAAGTTCGGCGAGGAATGCGGCGCCTTCATCATCAAGAAGAAGGACGCGGATCTTCTGCCCGAGGACGTCATCGACTACTGCCGGGGCAAGATCGCCCGGTACAAGATTCCGAAATACGTGACCTTCGTGGACGCCTACCCCATGACCGCATCGGGCAAGATCCAGAAGTACAAGCTGCGCGAGCTGGCCGCCGAACTCTGGCCGGACGCCTAG